The following is a genomic window from Penaeus vannamei isolate JL-2024 chromosome 27, ASM4276789v1, whole genome shotgun sequence.
TCTGAATCGACCTTCTCTAAGGACTCGACCTCACCCTGCGGTTGGATTCCTGCGGGCTCGACCTCACCCTCCGGTTGGATTCCTGCGGGCTCGACCTCACCCTGTGGGTGGAGTCCTGGGAAGTGGCCCTTTAGGAACTTTGCTAAAATTCCTGCGGGCTCGACCTCACCCTCCGGTTGGATTCCTGCGGGCTCGACCTCACCCTCCGGTTGGATTCCTGCGGGCTCGACCTCACCCTGCGGTTGGATTCCTGCCGGCTCGACCTCACCCTCCGGTTGGATTCCTGTGGGCTCGACCTCACCTTCCGGTTGGATTCCTGTGGGCTCGACCTCACCCTGCGGTTGGATTCCTGTGGGCTCGACCTCACCCTCCGGTTGGATTCCTGCGGGCTCGACCTCACCGGGCTCGACCTCACCTTTCATTCCTGCGGGCTCAACCTCACCGGGCTCGACCTCACCTTTCGGTTGGATTCCTGCGGGCTCGACCTCACCCTGCGGTTGGATTCCTGTGGGCTCGACCTCACCCAGCGGTTGGATTCCTGTGGGCTCGACCTCACCCTCCGGTTGGATTCCTGCGGGCTCGACCTCACCGGGCTCGACCTCACCTTTCATTCCTGCGGGCTCGACCTCACCGGGCTCGACCTCACCTTTCGGTTGGATTCCTGCGGGCTCGACCTCACCCTGCGGGTGGATTCCTGCGGGCTCGACCTCACCCTGCGGTTGGATTCCTGCGGGCTCGACCTCACCGGGCACGACCTCACCGGGCACGACCTCACCTTTCGGTTGGATTCCTGCGGGCTCGACCTCACCGGGCTCGACCTCACCTTTCGGTTGGATTCCTGCGGGCTCGACCTCACCCTGCGGTTGGATTCCTGTGGGCTCGACCTCACCCAGCGGTTGGATTCCTGTGGGCTCGACCTCACCCTCCGGTTGGCGTCCTGCGGGCCTATACTTCTTGAAGTGGCCCTTTATGAACTTTGCTAAAATTCCTGCGGTCTTGACCTCACCCTCCGGGTGGTGTCCTGCGGTCTCGACCTCACCCTCCGGGTGGTGTCCTGCGGTCTCGACCTCACCCTCCGGGTGGTGTCCTGCGGTCTCGACCTCACCCTCCGGGTGGTGTCCTGCGGTCTCGACCTCACCCTCCGGGTGGTGTCCTGCGGTCTCGACCTCACCCTCCGGGTGGTGTCCTGCGGTCTCGACCTCACCCTCCGGGTGGAGTCCTGCGGTCTCGACCTCACCCTCCGGGTGGAGTCCTGCGGTCTCGACCTCACCCTCCGGGTGGAGTCCTGCGGTCTCGACCTCACCCTCCGAGTGGAGTCCTGCACAGTGGCCCTTTAGGAACTTTGCTAAGATTCCTGCGGGCTGAATTCCTGCGGCCTCGACCTCACCCTGCAGGTTGATTCCTGCGGCCTCGACCTCACCTTTCGGTTGGATTTCTGCGGGCTCGACCTCACCCTGCGGTTGGATTCCTGTGGGCTCGACCTCACCCTGCGGTTGGATTCCTGTGGGCTCGACCTCACCCTGCGGTTGGATTCCTGTGGGCTCGACCTCACCTTCCGGTTGGCGTCCTGCGGGCCTATACTTCTTGAAGTGGCCCTTTATGAACTTTGCTAAAATTCCTGCGGTCTCGACCTCACCCTCCGGGTGGTGTCCTGCGGTCTCGACCTCACCCTCCGGGTGGTGTCCTGCGGTCTCGACCTCACCCTCCGGGTGGAGTCCTGCGGTCTCGACCTCACCCTCCGAGTGGAGTCCTGCACAGTGGCCCTTTAGGAACTTTGCTAAAATTCCTGCGGGCTCGACCTCCCCTTGCGGCTGAATTCCTGCGGCCTCGACCTCACCCTGCAGGTTGATTCCTGCGGCCTCGACCTCACCCTCACGCTTCTCTGATTGGCGCCTTACGAACATTGCCAAAAGTCTGTCCAAAATATTCTTTTGGACATGTTCTGACAGGCTTCCAGCGAAATGGTACTCACAACATTCGGTACttgaaataatattatcaattgAACTTTTTCGAaatttcattatgaaaataaacctaaaactaTAACTTAGATACGGATTTGATGCCGATTTTTCACAGCCGGTttgttaattatctttatcaaagaATACTTAAGCTTCGAGAAAGACCACCGACCGCtttgttcacccccccccccttcctaacccatcccctcaatccctctttccttatcccttaaccttcctctttccccctatccccatatacgcacaaacacacacacataccatggCAGAACCCTCTGTCGTATCCAATAAAAGCATGTGCCACAAGGATCAGTCCTAGGACCCATTCTCTGGATTCTGCTCCTTATTGGATCCTTAGTGAGTGTCCTGTGCGTAGGATGCGATTCCCCTTCCCTAAGCAtctgtgccaggcccgaccccatGAATTTTCACATTACAgatgcagattatatatatatacatttatttgcaaAATTCTGAACGCTCAGGGgcaggggtagaggtagagtgagagaggggtaggggtagaggtagaga
Proteins encoded in this region:
- the LOC113813879 gene encoding collagen alpha-2(I) chain isoform X1 — encoded protein: MKFRKSSIDNIISSTECCEYHFAGSLSEHVQKNILDRLLAMFVRRQSEKREGEVEAAGINLQGEVEAAGIQPQGEVEPAGILAKFLKGHCAGLHSEGEVETAGLHPEGEVETAGILAKFIKGHFKKYRPAGRQPEGEVEPTGIQPQGEVEPTGIQPQGEVEPTGIQPQGEVEPAEIQPKGEVEAAGINLQGEVEAAGIQPAGILAKFLKGHCAGLHSEGEVETAGLHPEGEVETAGLHPEGEVETAGLHPEGEVETAGHHPEGEVETAGHHPEGEVETAGHHPEGEVETAGHHPEGEVETAGHHPEGEVETAGHHPEGEVKTAGILAKFIKGHFKKYRPAGRQPEGEVEPTGIQPLGEVEPTGIQPQGEVEPAGIQPKGEVEPGEVEPAGIQPKGEVVPGEVVPGEVEPAGIQPQGEVEPAGIHPQGEVEPAGIQPKGEVEPGEVEPAGMKGEVEPGEVEPAGIQPEGEVEPTGIQPLGEVEPTGIQPQGEVEPAGIQPKGEVEPGEVEPAGMKGEVEPGEVEPAGIQPEGEVEPTGIQPQGEVEPTGIQPEGEVEPTGIQPEGEVEPAGIQPQGEVEPAGIQPEGEVEPAGIQPEGEVEPAGILAKFLKGHFPGLHPQGEVEPAGIQPEGEVEPAGIQPQGEVESLEKVDSEASHSTKNETLNMFLKRLLLQAMANTQGVLSTYMKDFISVLSWRFAWLHGTGLTAFSNLIPTYIKDFISVLSWRLEWLQGIGMTAFSIPALNRLLNKLNLVYLGIYIHSEGEVESAGIHPETVESQKRERMSHQECRRRPRLECQGCGRMPHLECQECRKMLRQKCRKMLHQKCQGRGRMPRLERRRTPCQVCQECRKMLRQKCQGRGRMPRLQGRRMTHRECSKMPRLERQGCGRMPHLECRKMLRQECRKMLRHEYRKMLRKCQGRGRMPRLQGRRITHRECSKMPRLECQGCGRMPHLESQECRKMLRQECRKMLRQKCQGRGRVPRLERRRTPCQVCQECRKMLRQKYLEGRRVPRLPPGGQKSAPLGVKKNAPTGGQTPPSVSGVQKNALSEVPGGQKSVSRQE
- the LOC113813879 gene encoding uncharacterized protein isoform X2, whose protein sequence is MKFRKSSIDNIISSTECCEYHFAGSLSEHVQKNILDRLLAMFVRRQSEKREGEVEAAGINLQGEVEAAGIQPQGEVEPAGILAKFLKGHCAGLHSEGEVETAGLHPEGEVETAGHHPEGEVETAGHHPEGEVETAGILAKFIKGHFKKYRPAGRQPEGEVEPTGIQPQGEVEPTGIQPQGEVEPTGIQPQGEVEPAEIQPKGEVEAAGINLQGEVEAAGIQPAGILAKFLKGHCAGLHSEGEVETAGLHPEGEVETAGLHPEGEVETAGLHPEGEVETAGHHPEGEVETAGHHPEGEVETAGHHPEGEVETAGHHPEGEVETAGHHPEGEVETAGHHPEGEVKTAGILAKFIKGHFKKYRPAGRQPEGEVEPTGIQPLGEVEPTGIQPQGEVEPAGIQPKGEVEPGEVEPAGIQPKGEVVPGEVVPGEVEPAGIQPQGEVEPAGIHPQGEVEPAGIQPKGEVEPGEVEPAGMKGEVEPGEVEPAGIQPEGEVEPTGIQPLGEVEPTGIQPQGEVEPAGIQPKGEVEPGEVEPAGMKGEVEPGEVEPAGIQPEGEVEPTGIQPQGEVEPTGIQPEGEVEPTGIQPEGEVEPAGIQPQGESLEKVDSEASHSTKNETLNMFLKRLLLQAMANTQGVLSTYMKDFISVLSWRFAWLHGTGLTAFSNLIPTYIKDFISVLSWRLEWLQGIGMTAFSIPALNRLLNKLNLVYLGIYIHSEGEVESAGIHPETVESQKRERMSHQECRRRPRLECQGCGRMPHLECQECRKMLRQKCRKMLHQKCQGRGRMPRLERRRTPCQVCQECRKMLRQKCQGRGRMPRLQGRRMTHRECSKMPRLERQGCGRMPHLECRKMLRQECRKMLRHEYRKMLRKCQGRGRMPRLQGRRITHRECSKMPRLECQGCGRMPHLESQECRKMLRQECRKMLRQKCQGRGRVPRLERRRTPCQVCQECRKMLRQKYLEGRRVPRLPPGGQKSAPLGVKKNAPTGGQTPPSVSGVQKNALSEVPGGQKSVSRQE